The Elgaria multicarinata webbii isolate HBS135686 ecotype San Diego chromosome 1, rElgMul1.1.pri, whole genome shotgun sequence genome has a window encoding:
- the EOMES gene encoding eomesodermin homolog, translating into MQLGEQLLASAANLPGAPFYPLDSAGGRAGGGGGPTRHLGSGSPPPRLDLEKGPKKFGGASGPPAGLLGEAEAAGETSPFAAAAGQAPAKAADGGRKNSPCPAEEEALPPAPAPARYSLDGLSPERYYLQSPGPQAGAELGGPCALFPYAGTAGGAQPGSMYQAPGGTRYPYGSVLSPPGSFSAAAGRTPFAAAAGAYQYGQGAPPGSLYSPYPAAGGSCGGLGALAMPGGAGGIRAQVFLCNRPLWLKFHRHQTEMIITKQGRRMFPFLSFNITGLNPTAHYNVFVEVVLADPNHWRFQGGKWVTCGKADNNMQGNKVYVHPESPNTGAHWMRQEISFGKLKLTNNKGANNNNTQMIVLQSLHKYQPRLHIVEVTEDGVEDINDSSKTQTFNFPETQFIAVTAYQNTDITQLKIDHNPFAKGFRDNYDSMYTASENDRLTPSPTDSPRSHQIVPGARYSVQPFFQEQFVNNLPPTRFYNGERTVPQTNGLLSPQQNEEVTNPPQRWFVTPVQQPGANKLDMNSYETDYSPSTLLPYGIKSLPLQTSHALGYYPDPTFSPMAGWGSRGSYQRKMSTGLPWTSRTSPPGFSEDLLSKEKVKEEMGSSWIETPPSIKSPDSNDSGVYTGACKRRRLSPSTSSNENSPTMKCEDINAEDYGKDTSKGIGYYAFYTSS; encoded by the exons ATGCAGTTGGGGGAGCAGCTCCTGGCCAGCGCGGCCAACCTCCCCGGCGCCCCTTTCTACCCGCTGGATAGCGCGGGCGGACGCGCAGGAGGCGGTGGCGGCCCCACGCGCCACCTGGGCTCTGGGTCGCCGCCGCCGCGTCTCGACTTGGAAAAGGGACCGAAGAAGTTCGGCGGCGCGTCGGGGCCGCCGGCGGGCTTGCTGGGCGAGGCCGAGGCGGCGGGCGAGACGTCGCCcttcgccgctgccgccggccAGGCGCCCGCCAAGGCGGCGGACGGTGGGCGCAAGAACTCGCCGTGCCCGGCTGAGGAAGAGGCGCTGCCGCCGGCCCCCGCGCCTGCGCGGTACTCGCTGGATGGCCTGAGTCCCGAGCGCTACTACCTGCAGTCCCCCGGCCCGCAGGCTGGGGCCGAGCTGGGCGGCCCGTGCGCCCTCTTCCCGTACGCGGGGACGGCGGGCGGCGCCCAGCCCGGCTCCATGTACCAGGCGCCCGGCGGGACGCGCTATCCCTATGGCTCCGTGCTGTCGCCGCCGGGGAGCTTTTCGGCGGCGGCGGGCAGGACGCCCTTCGCGGCAGCCGCTGGCGCCTACCAGTACGGCCAAGGGGCTCCGCCGGGCAGTCTCTACAGCCCCTACCCGGCGGCGGGCGGCTCCTGCGGCGGGCTCGGCGCCCTGGCGATGCCTGGAGGGGCGGGCGGCATCCGCGCCCAGGTCTTCCTCTGCAACCGGCCCCTTTGGCTCAAGTTCCACCGGCACCAGACCGAGATGATCATCACCAAGCAGGGCAG GCGGATGTTCCCTTTCCTGAGCTTCAACATCACAGGCCTGAATCCCACCGCCCACTACAATGTCTTTGTGGAGGTGGTGCTGGCGGATCCCAACCACTGGCGCTTCCAGGGAGGAAAATGGGTGACATGTGGCAAAGCCGACAACAATATGCAAG GCAACAAGGTTTATgttcatcctgaatctcccaatacTGGAGCCCACTGGATGAGGCAAGAGATCTCTTTTGGAAAACTGAAACTAACTAATAACAAAggagccaataataataatactcag ATGATAGTTCTGCAGTCTTTGCACAAATATCAGCCTCGTCTCCATATTGTGGAAGTGACTGAAGATGGCGTTGAAGACATTAACGACTCCTCTAAGACGCAGACATTTAATTTCCCTGAAACACAATTCATAGCTGTAACTGCATATCAGAACACTGAT ATCACACAGCTTAAAATTGACCATAATCCTTTTGCTAAAGGCTTCCGGGACAACTATGATTC CATGTACACAGCTTCAGAAAATGACAGATTAACTCCATCTCCCACGGATTCTCCTAGATCCCACCAGATTGTCCCAGGAGCCCGGTACAGCGTACAACCCTTCTTCCAGGAACAATTTGTCAACAACCTGCCACCAACTAGATTCTATAATGGGGAAAGGACTGTACCTCAAACAAACGGCCTCCTCTCTCCCCAGCAGAATGAAGAGGTGACCAATCCTCCCCAGAGGTGGTTTGTCACTCCAGTCCAGCAACCTGGGGCCAACAAACTGGACATGAATTCCTATGAAACTGACTACTCTCCTAGTACATTACTCCCGTATGGTATCAAATCCCTTCCCCTTCAGACATCCCATGCCTTGGGATATTACCCTGACCCAACGTTCTCCCCCATGGCAGGCTGGGGGAGCAGAGGCTCTTACCAGAGGAAAATGTCTACTGGCTTACCTTGGACCTCCAGAACAAGCCCTCCAGGTTTCTCTGAAGACCTGCTTTCTAAGGAAAAGGTTAAAGAAGAAATGGGCTCATCCTGGATAGAGACCCCGCCATCCATAAAGTCTCCAGATTCAAATGATTCTGGAGTCTATACTGGTGCTTGTAAAAGGCGGCGACTCTCCCCAAGCACGTCCAGCAATGAAAATTCTCCAACGATGAAGTGTGAGGACATTAATGCTGAGGACTATGGCAAAGACACTTCTAAAGGCATTGGTTACTATGCTTTCTATACCAGTTCTTAA